TCCACAAAAATTGCCTTCCTCTCCGGCGGCATCGGGATTACACCGATACGGAGCATGTACAAGTACGCGGTGGATAAGAGGCTGGATAGTGATATGGTCCTGGTGTACGCAAACCGTTCGATCAGGGATATCGTTTTCAAGGAGGATTTTGACCTTATGCAGAAACAGCATCCCGGCCTGAGGGTCGCTCATGTGCTCTGTGAGCCCGCCCCCGGTTTTACGTGCACGATTGGACTGATCAACAGCCAGATTGTCAGGAACGAGGTTCCCGATTATGCCCTGAGGAAATTTTATGTCTGTGGCCCGCCGGCGATGGTGGAGTCGATGAAGGGATTGCTGGCTGAGGAGCTTTGCGTGCCTGAAGACAGGATTGTCACCGAACGATTCCAGGGGTATTGAGGACTGTATGAGCTTTGCTGTTCTATTCTTTA
This window of the Candidatus Auribacterota bacterium genome carries:
- a CDS encoding FAD-binding oxidoreductase, which gives rise to MKSVPAMVKEVIKRTSNVKSIRVENPGKDYKAGQFLRVTLTTDPECTRYLSISSSPTEKDHIEFTKKLTQSDFSRALDSLKPGDMVHMHYPFGKFTLDSASTKIAFLSGGIGITPIRSMYKYAVDKRLDSDMVLVYANRSIRDIVFKEDFDLMQKQHPGLRVAHVLCEPAPGFTCTIGLINSQIVRNEVPDYALRKFYVCGPPAMVESMKGLLAEELCVPEDRIVTERFQGY